GTATGCTGAAAAGGAGAACGGCATCGCGATTGCCAGTATTGTCGCATGTGCTGGAGACTGGTTCGGTGGCTGGACGGGATACGATTTAGGAGATGCCGACCGGTTCATCACAGAGGATGGACAAGGTGGTCGCTTGCCGCCGATTCTTGAAAAGGAACTCCCGTGTGTTCTCGTCGGGCATTGGCCCGGGTTCTATTTCAACGGTGAGAAATGTGGGTTTGAGATTCTGAAGACTGTCAAAGCGCGACTCGACAATTATGACCCGGATGGCACGAAGACGCTCTGGATGAAAACTTCGGAAATTGGACACTATTGGATGGCGCGCGAACTCACCGACATAACAGTCTGGGAACGAGATTCTTCTGGTTTCCCACCTGATAAGGGGGGTAGGGGGGTTGTGCGAGAAGTTAACCTCTCCACTCAATTCCCAACGGCAAACTTCACGCTGGCTATTGATGCTCCAGTCCGCCATGTCCAGATCAACGGGTGGGATCTACGTGAGGTTCATTCCCGCCGCGATTTTCAGTGCGATACGTTTCGCTGTGAAGGTAAGCAGACGTTTATCGCCTTTGATTTAGAAATTGGCGACACGCAACTTGTACTTACGGAATGAGAATTCGTCCACCACTGGCAATCACAGTTGAACCTGTCATATAACTGGATTCCTCGCTCAAGAGGAATGCTATCACATCTGCCATTTCTTCGGGTTCACCAAACCTGCCGAGTGGTGTCGTGGAGCGCAATTGCTCTGCCATTTCTGATGAGACTTCACCTAACATGTCCGTCGCGATCGCCCCGGGGGCAACCGAATTAATGCGGATGTTGTGTGGTGCAAGCGGTCCGCAGCACGATTTTGTCAGTGAGATCACCCCGGCTTTCGCTGCTGCGTAGGGCAACTGATTCGGACGGACTGCCAGCGCAGCAATCGACGATACATTGACGATACGTCCAAACTGCCTCTCAATCATTCCCGGTTTGACTGCCCACAACACGTTGAAAGGACCTGTCAGGTTGATTGCAACGATCCGATCCCAGTGTTCAGGTGTGAGTTCTTCAAATGTCATATCGCCGACATCTCCAGCGTTGTTTACCAGCAGTTCAATCGCCCCAAGTTCTTCCGTCACCGTTGCGACCATTCTGTTCACGGCATCTCTATCCGCGATGTCGGCTTGCACAGGTATCGCTTCCTGCCCCAAGTTTCCGCGAATCTGTTCACAAACGGTTTCCGCTTTATCAATTGCGCGAGAATAGTGGACGGCAACAGTCGCGCCTTCACCAGCAAGTTTGAGGGCTGTTGCCTTTCCAATGCCACGGCTTCCGCCGGTTACCAATGCTACCCTTCCCTGAAATCTCATTTTTTTAATGATTAACCCCTTGGCACTGCTCCATTACATTACGCAGTGGTTTTCGGTTAATTCTAACCGTTTCTAAGATATAAAAATTTAAGCACCTGACTTGTTCCTAATCCCGTTAAAATTGATCGCAAACCTGCCTGAAATGGAATGGAGGACAGCGCGAAGACCAATTATTAAAAAGCCTGTAATTGTTCCCATACATCGTCGGGAATTGGTGTCGTGGCGGCGGCGAAATTCTGCTCTACTTCTGTCGCATTCTTAGAACCTGTTAGACTCATTGCAATGCGGGGTTGCCGAAAGCAGAATTGAATGGCGAGATTCAGGACATTCTGGTTGTTGTCATTTGCCCACTGCCAGAGTCGATGTGCCCTTTCGGCATCAGATGTTTCTAAGTGCATCCTTTCAATGGACACATCTGGCTCAAGCCCTGAAAGCAGTCCCATTGCAATGGGACTTCCGTTGATAATTCCGATGTCGTTTTCAGCAGCAAGCGGTATTAACCACTCGTTTGCGGTTTGACTCAGGAGCGTATAATCCAAATATGTTAGAATCACATCGACGACACCGGTTTCGATGGCGATTTTATGGAATTCGTGTTGTCGAACCCCAAGTCCGATGAACTTAATCAGGCCTTCTTCGCGCATCCGTTGGAGTTCATCCAGCGCACCGCCTTTCGCGACAACGGGGTCCATGCTATCTGGATCATGCACTAAGCAGACATCAAGGTAGTCTGTCCCCAATAGCCTTAGACTATTTTCGACACTTCGGCGCGTGCCTGCAGCACTAAAATCACCGCGCCATTCGGGATGTATGCCTGTTTTCGTGGCGAGATAAATCTTTTCACGCCAACCGTTGGCGAGTGCTAATCCTACGCGTCTTTCACTTTCCCCATAGAGTGGCGCGGTGTCCAGATAATTGATTCCTAAATCAATCGCCCGGTGCACCGCCTCGATGGCTTCATCGTCGGTGACATCGCCTCTGCCGAGTCCTGCGCCGCCCATACCGAGGCATGTAACTTCTAATTCTGTGCGTCCTAACCGCCGCATGGGTAAGGGATGAGTTTGTGTTGACATGGTTTACCTCCTTTTTTTAAGGATTATAGTAAAGCCCGTAATTATTCATACACCAACACAAGGTCGAGGATACAATCCTCGCCAGCGGCGGTGGAGGGTTTGTTCCCAGACAAACTGTAAACATATTTTCGGATTCTACTATAAAAAAACAAAAGCGCGTAGCTTGAAACGTAGTGGAAAGCGGGTATACGGCGAAGAACTTTCCTACCAAAACCTTTCTGACCGAACCGCAAGAAAAATTAAAAAACTCGGTGTAGATGCCCACGGCGTGCATCAGGAGGTATCAAGCTCACCCACTGCACCCCTTTAACCACGTCGTTGGGGGTATGTCCATGTTCGACACCTTTAGGGGTAACAACCAAATCCCCGGGACCAATACGGTAGGATTCGGATTGCCCCTCAGCCGTTCGGAGCGTCACAGTTGTTGTGCCTTCCGTGAAATACCAATACTCGTCAAAATCGTGATAGTGGAGTTCGGTGGGATTTTCTTTGGAAACGGCGAAAGCCCCGATTGTCGTCATATCTGGGGTGTCCAAAACTTTTCCAAGCACTTCGCCGATACGCTCCCCTTCACTCAATCGGATAACACACAGGTTCGTATCCATTAGATCACCCCGATATCTTTCAGGTGTTGCAGTGAATCTGCCACCCGCGCCTTGGCACCTGCTTCGTCAAGGTTTTCGCCCTCAACGCCCTCTAATTCCATGGTGAAGGGACCGTAAAAACCTGTCTCGTTCAACGTCTGGAATACGGCTTTGAAATCGACAACACCCTCACCGAGCGCGGGGAAATTCCACGTTCGATAACCGCCATTTGTATCCTTAAGGTGGACAGCACCAACGTGTCCGACGACTTTCTGGACTTCCGTAACAGCCGTCACATTGTGATTGTAGTAATAGACGTTGCCAGTATCAAAATTGACACAGATATTCGGATGATTCACGGCTTGCATCGTTTCAAGTGCGATGTCGCCGTTGTGTATCAAATCTGGGTGCGTTTCCAAGCAGACTTTAATGCCTGCAGGTGCAGCGTTTTCACCAATGGCGCGGAGCCGGTCATATACGGCGTTTCGATCCGCATCACCAGCGTGAACGCTGACAAAGATAATTTTCACATCCATCTCGGCAGCGATTTCTAAAGTCGTCTGAAAATCTGAAACAACCGTTTCGGACTGAATATCGCAACTGCCGAGCAGACTGGTAGCAGTGAGTCCGTGTGCGTCCAATTCTGCACAGAGCGCATCGACGGAGTCAGCGGTAGGGACACCAATTTCTACGTTTGGCAAACCGATTTCTGCCAAGTGCGAATACGCTCCGTCACGAAACTGTCGGTAGCTTCCTAAGTTGCACGCGATAATATTTTCCATTTTCATCTCCTACTTTTACGGGATTTTTCGTAGCACCGTATTGCTCAATAGAATCTCGATTCCCAACAGTAGAACTGCGGGTATCAAGAAATATGTTGCCAACTCTTTGTGGTCAACAGTGTTGAAGGTCTTAAATTCTGTCTTTTCAAAACGGTCGATTTCCGCATAGATCTGCTCCAGAGATTGCGTATCTGTGGCACGAAAGTAGCGTCCTCCCGTCGTCTGTGCAATCTGCTTTAAGGTATCCTCGTCGAGATAGGTGAGAACCTCACGGTACCGTTTGCCGAATGTCATGTCTGCATAGGGGATACGCGCACCGCCCTCTTTTCCCATACCGATGGTATAGACCTTGATCCCGAAGGATTGTGCCAGAGACGCTGCTGCCCTTGGATTGATACTGCCAGCGTTGTTTTCACCATCGGTCAACAGGATGACAATCTTGGTTTTCGATTCCGAGGCACGTAAGCGTTGGGTAGCGGTCGCAAGTGCATCCCCGATAGCCGTGCCGTCCTCAAGTTGACCGATCTCTACATCGCCGAGCAATTCTGCTAACACCTGATAATCCAATGTCAGAGGACAGAGTGTGAAACTTTCACCGGCGAAAACAACTAAGCCGATGCGATCATTTTCGCTGTGGGTCAGTCTTTTTTCAAGCATGGCATTGACAACCGATTTAGCGGTTTGGATGCGGTTCATTCCCTCAAAATCTTCCGCCCGCATACTCTCGGAGATGTCAAGAACTAAGAGGATATCAATACCTGCTGCTAATCTATGTTCACGGCTTTGAGAGAGTTGTGGACGCGCAAGCGTGACGATGAGAAGCGTAATCACGATGAATCTCGCTACTTTCAGTATCGGCAACGCTTTAATCGAAAAAGTCTGCCGCATGTCTTGAATGCCTGCTAAGAACCCGTGTTTGAAGTCAGAGAAGCGAATTACCTGTCTGTGCAGCCGCCGCAAAGCGATTATTAACAGCGGAACTATAATGAGTAAACTGAGGAAGACAGGAGATGCTAACTGCATATAGATTATACTCTTTCTGACAGGCTCCCCTGCGCGCTACCAGGGAGCGGATAAGTGCTTTTGTGTGGCGTTTCTGGTCGCATCATACTCATAATCTTCAGTAGACAGAGTCCGATGCCGATAGCGTTAACAATCAGGAACGTCATCCAGTCAACATAAGGCAAGGCTGTAGCCATGAAATAGAGGGTGTAGCTAAAAATCACGGCAAGCGGTCTCCATCGCCCTGAAAAGAGAGTGCCGCCGAGTGTAAGGAAAATCGCCGCCTTACCACAAATTGACAGTGGAATCAGAAACGAAAGGACTAACAGCATGAACGGCACGCCGACGATTGAAAGTGTTAGCGCGGCGAGGAGGAGCGGTATTATGCCTAATATCAGGATGCCAAATATTATACTGCCGATAGGTCGCCGTCCAAATAGTTCGCTTACGGCGTTTATCGGTTTTGGGAATAAAGCTGCTGTTAGCAGATACATCAGGAGGAAGAGACCAAACTTGACGAATGTCAATCGGAAATTTGTGTGTTTACTGATCCCCCAAAAAATATGCGGATTCAT
Above is a window of Candidatus Poribacteria bacterium DNA encoding:
- a CDS encoding aldo/keto reductase; this encodes MSTQTHPLPMRRLGRTELEVTCLGMGGAGLGRGDVTDDEAIEAVHRAIDLGINYLDTAPLYGESERRVGLALANGWREKIYLATKTGIHPEWRGDFSAAGTRRSVENSLRLLGTDYLDVCLVHDPDSMDPVVAKGGALDELQRMREEGLIKFIGLGVRQHEFHKIAIETGVVDVILTYLDYTLLSQTANEWLIPLAAENDIGIINGSPIAMGLLSGLEPDVSIERMHLETSDAERAHRLWQWANDNNQNVLNLAIQFCFRQPRIAMSLTGSKNATEVEQNFAAATTPIPDDVWEQLQAF
- a CDS encoding VWA domain-containing protein, coding for MQLASPVFLSLLIIVPLLIIALRRLHRQVIRFSDFKHGFLAGIQDMRQTFSIKALPILKVARFIVITLLIVTLARPQLSQSREHRLAAGIDILLVLDISESMRAEDFEGMNRIQTAKSVVNAMLEKRLTHSENDRIGLVVFAGESFTLCPLTLDYQVLAELLGDVEIGQLEDGTAIGDALATATQRLRASESKTKIVILLTDGENNAGSINPRAAASLAQSFGIKVYTIGMGKEGGARIPYADMTFGKRYREVLTYLDEDTLKQIAQTTGGRYFRATDTQSLEQIYAEIDRFEKTEFKTFNTVDHKELATYFLIPAVLLLGIEILLSNTVLRKIP
- a CDS encoding sugar phosphate isomerase/epimerase → MENIIACNLGSYRQFRDGAYSHLAEIGLPNVEIGVPTADSVDALCAELDAHGLTATSLLGSCDIQSETVVSDFQTTLEIAAEMDVKIIFVSVHAGDADRNAVYDRLRAIGENAAPAGIKVCLETHPDLIHNGDIALETMQAVNHPNICVNFDTGNVYYYNHNVTAVTEVQKVVGHVGAVHLKDTNGGYRTWNFPALGEGVVDFKAVFQTLNETGFYGPFTMELEGVEGENLDEAGAKARVADSLQHLKDIGVI
- a CDS encoding cupin domain-containing protein, which produces MDTNLCVIRLSEGERIGEVLGKVLDTPDMTTIGAFAVSKENPTELHYHDFDEYWYFTEGTTTVTLRTAEGQSESYRIGPGDLVVTPKGVEHGHTPNDVVKGVQWVSLIPPDARRGHLHRVF
- a CDS encoding 3-oxoacyl-ACP reductase FabG, whose translation is MRFQGRVALVTGGSRGIGKATALKLAGEGATVAVHYSRAIDKAETVCEQIRGNLGQEAIPVQADIADRDAVNRMVATVTEELGAIELLVNNAGDVGDMTFEELTPEHWDRIVAINLTGPFNVLWAVKPGMIERQFGRIVNVSSIAALAVRPNQLPYAAAKAGVISLTKSCCGPLAPHNIRINSVAPGAIATDMLGEVSSEMAEQLRSTTPLGRFGEPEEMADVIAFLLSEESSYMTGSTVIASGGRILIP